The following are encoded together in the Zingiber officinale cultivar Zhangliang chromosome 8A, Zo_v1.1, whole genome shotgun sequence genome:
- the LOC122010940 gene encoding probable nucleoredoxin 1-2 produces the protein MAAEEVGDIVSLLSTDERNFLIRNNGDKVAIGSLEGKIIALYFTRFSLCNLFTLRLIEVYNELSSQDSNFEIIFVSKDSYEEFFDECFSKMPWLAIPFSDSWMRIKLENIFLVMAFDPELIILEANGKVLNREGVQAVREYGTEGFPFTIEKMSKLIEETENAKKDQILRSVLVSPSRDYLIANDRSKVSVSNLEGKIVALYFSCNDCCAEYTLVLTKIYRKLKEIGESFEVVLVPLHDEESCYDKAVENMPWLAFPFNDKRCDKLSCYFGLQLYICSTVILIGSDGKTIDVDLIELIKEYGFDAWEAFPFSQEKMHEFSEKEKAKLESQTLESLLVSGDQDYVIGKKGLKVPVKELVGKTILLQFTYNWCGVYVNELIEEYHKIKNVDTDFEVIFVPGKYDDDENLFNEFFSDIPWLALPFDYERSEFLNRRFEIHGIPSLLVAIGPTGRTITNEVWKLLMIHGADAYPFTEEKLKELEHRNKEMPKRWPKKIRRHDLHNPQDPGDHYLFLIRCCSTYCCDRCGERGDSWSYCCIECDFDLHPKCALWCL, from the exons ATGGCAGCCGAGGAGGTGGGAGACATCGTATCGCTTCTCTCCACCGACGAGAGGAACTTCCTCATCCGGAATAATGGCGACAAG GTGGCTATTGGTAGTCTCGAAGGGAAAATTATTGCTTTGTACTTCACACGCTTTTCACTGTGCAATCTCTTCACTCTTAGGCTGATTGAAGTGTATAATGAGCTCTCCTCCCAGGACAgtaactttgaaattatttttgtgTCTAAAGATTCTTATGAGGAATTCTTTGATGAGTGCTTCTCAAAAATGCCATGGTTAGCAATCCCATTTTCTGACAGTTGGATGAGGAtaaaacttgaaaatattttcCTGGTCATGGCCTTTGATCCCGAACTTATCATCCTTGAAGCCAATGGGAAGGTTCTTAATAGAGAAGGTGTTCAAGCTGTAAGAGAATATGGTACCGAGGGTTTTCCATTTACTATCGAAAAGATGAGTAAACTGATAGAGGAAACAGAGAATGCTAAGAAGGATCAAATTCTTCGAAGTGTCTTAGTTTCACCTTCCCGTGACTACTTGATTGCAAACGATAGATCTAAG GTTTCTGTTTCAAATCTCGAAGGAAAAATAGTGGCTTTGTACTTCTCATGCAATGATTGTTGCGCTGAGTACACTCTAGTACTTACAAAAATCTATAGGAAGCTCAAAGAAATTGGAGAGAGCTTTGAGGTTGTGCTAGTGCCCTTGCATGACGAGGAATCCTGTTATGATAAAGCCGTAGAAAACATGCCCTGGCTTGCATTTCCTTTCAATGACAAAAGATGTGATAAGCTTTCTTGCTATTTTGGTCTCCAGTTATATATATGTTCCACTGTCATCTTGATTGGATCAGATGGGAAAACTATTGATGTTGATTTAATTGAACTTATTAAAGAGTATGGATTTGATGCATGGGAAGCTTTCCCGTTTTCTCAGGAGAAGATGCATGAGTTTTcagagaaagaaaaggccaaacTTGAGTCGCAGACACTCGAGTCACTTCTGGTTTCGGGTGATCAGGACTATGTCATTGGAAAAAAAGGATTGAag GTTCCAGTAAAAGAGCTTGTTGGAAAGACCATACTCCTGCAATTCACATATAATTGGTGTGGTGTCTATGTCAATGAACTGATCGAAGAGTATCACAAGATCAAGAATGTGGATACTGATTTTGAGGTTATCTTCGTCCCCGGCAAATATGATGACGATGAGAATTTATTTAATGAATTCTTCTCAGACATACCATGGTTGGCGCTACCTTTTGATTATGAGAGGAGTGAATTTTTGAATCGTAGATTCGAAATCCATGGCATACCTTCCCTGCTGGTTGCTATAGGTCCTACAGGACGAACAATTACCAATGAAGTCTGGAAGTTGTTGATGATACATGGAGCTGATGCTTACCCATTCACTGAGGAGAAACTCAAAGAGTTGGAGCATCGAAATAAGGAAATGCCAAAGAGGTGGCCTAAGAAGATAAGAAGGCATGACCTCCATAACCCCCAGGATCCTGGCGACCATTATCTCTTCCTTATCCGTTGTTGCTCGACTTATTGCTGTGATCGTTGTGGAGAGCGCGGAGATAGTTGGTCCTACTGTTGCATCGAATGCGATTTTGATCTGCACCCAAAATGTGCACTATGGTGTTTGTGA